From a single Molothrus ater isolate BHLD 08-10-18 breed brown headed cowbird chromosome Z, BPBGC_Mater_1.1, whole genome shotgun sequence genomic region:
- the SNX18 gene encoding sorting nexin-18 isoform X2 gives MALRARALYDFRSENPGEISLREHEVLSLCSEQDIEGWLEGVNSRGDRGLFPASYVQVIRAPAAEPPPPARYANVPVGGFEPLPPPAAFKPAAQQPPPESFPPPPAGYPFPPYGGSYQPSQGSDDDWDDDWDDSSTVADEPGALGSSYPDYEAAGGGAPGRYRLSTRSEPSLGPRGAGHPPGHPHPPGGGGAAKSSATVSRNLNRFSTFVKSGGEAFVLGEASGFVKDGDKLCVVLGPRGPEWQENPYPFQCSIEDPTKQTKFKGMKSYIAYKLVPSHTGQQVHRRYKHFDWLYGRLAEKFPVISVPHLPEKQATGRFEEDFISKRRKGLAWWMDHMCSHPVLAQCDAFQHFLTCPSTDEKAWKQGKRKAEKDEMVGANFFLTISVPTGPGASLDLQEVESQVDGFKAFTKKMDESALQLNHTANEFARKQVTGFKKEYQKVGHSFKCLSQAFELDQQAFSAGLNQAIAFTAEAYDAIGDLFADQPRQDLDPVMDLLALYQGHLANFPDIIHVQKGLCWGKDSACVPGDVTQLHPKPVPGQDEGVSSLLSQKGIML, from the coding sequence ATGGCGCTGAGGGCGCGGGCGCTGTACGACTTCAGGTCGGAGAACCCGGGTGAGATCTCTCTGCGGGAGCACGAGGTGCTGAGTCTGTGCAGCGAGCAGGACATCGAGGGGTGGCTGGAGGGCGTCAACAGCCGCGGGGACCGCGGGCTCTTCCCGGCTTCTTACGTGCAGGTGAtccgcgcccccgccgccgagccgccgccgcccgcccgctaCGCAAACGTCCCCGTCGGCGGATTCGAGCCGctgccgccccccgccgcctTCAAGCCGGCGGCGCAGCAGCCCCCGCCCGAGTCCttcccgccgccccccgccggGTATCCCTTTCCGCCCTACGGCGGCTCCtaccagcccagccagggcagcgATGACGACTGGGACGACGACTGGGACGACAGCTCCACGGTGGCCGACGAGCCGGGCGCCCTGGGCAGCTCCTACCCCGACTACgaggcggcgggcggcggcgccccGGGCCGGTACCGCCTGTCCACCCGCTCCGAGCCGTCCCTGGGCCCCCGCGGCGCGGGGCACCCACCGGGACACCCGCACccccccggcggcggcggcgccgccaAGAGCTCGGCCACGGTGAGCCGCAATCTCAATCGCTTCTCCACCTTCGTCAAGTCCGGCGGAGAGGCCTTTGTGTTGGGCGAAGCGTCGGGCTTCGTGAAGGATGGGGACAAGCTGTGCGTAGTGCTGGGCCCCAGGGGCCCCGAGTGGCAAGAGAACCCCTACCCCTTCCAGTGCTCGATCGAGGACCCCACCAAACAGACCAAATTCAAGGGCATGAAGAGCTACATCGCCTACAAGCTGGTGCCCAGCCACACCGGGCAGCAGGTGCACCGCCGCTACAAGCACTTTGACTGGCTCTATGGGCGCCTGGCTGAGAAGTTCCCTGTCATCTCCGTGCCACACTTGCCAGAGAAGCAGGCCACTGGCCGCTTTGAGGAGGACTTCATCTCCAAACGTCGCAAAGGCCTGGCCTGGTGGATGGACCACATGTGCAGCCACCCTGTGCTCGCTCAGTGTGATGCCTTCCAGCACttcctcacctgtcccagcacGGATGAGAAGGCCTGGAAACAAGGCAAGCGCAAGGCTGAAAAGGATGAAATGGTGGGTGCCAACTTTTTTCTGACCATCAGTGTCCCCACAGGCCCTGGGGCCAGCCTGGACTTGCAGGAGGTAGAAAGCCAGGTGGATGGCTTCAAAGCCTTCACCAAGAAGATGGATGAGAGTGCCCTGCAACTTAATCACACGGCCAACGAGTTTGCCCGCAAACAAGTCACTGGTTTCAAGAAGGAATACCAGAAGGTGGGGCACTCCTTCAAGTGCCTCAGTCAGGCATTTGAGCTGGACCAGCAGGCCTTTTCAGCTGGCCTCAACCAAGCCATAGCCTTCACTGCAGAAGCCTATGATGCCATCGGGGACCTCTTTGCAGATCAGCCCCGGCAGGACCTAGATCCTGTGATGGATTTGTTAGCGTTGTATCAGGGGCATTTGGCCAACTTTCCAGACATCATCCATGTGCAGAAAG